One genomic region from Bacteroidales bacterium WCE2008 encodes:
- a CDS encoding transcriptional regulator, TetR family, giving the protein MQVKKDSTRSQILISAEKIFLRDGYSKASMRAIADEACVSLGNLYNYFSCKDDLFRSIVAPAVADMEAFLMNHHDEKNLDLFKSYIEGDADELISLQAERYMTLLKRHRKGLELLLTKAQGSSLERFKDDFTDECTKKVIEYMELTSKRYPSFKTEFHPFTYHVQTVWMFVTLEEIIKHRLSYKDTKKVIQEYIKFEYDGWRDLFTS; this is encoded by the coding sequence ATGCAAGTCAAGAAAGACAGTACGCGCAGCCAGATACTCATTTCCGCAGAAAAAATATTTCTGCGTGACGGCTATTCCAAGGCCAGCATGAGAGCCATCGCTGACGAGGCATGTGTCAGCCTGGGCAACCTGTACAATTACTTTTCCTGCAAGGATGACCTGTTCAGGTCAATCGTCGCACCTGCCGTTGCCGACATGGAGGCTTTCCTGATGAACCATCACGATGAGAAGAACCTGGATCTGTTCAAGTCTTACATAGAAGGAGACGCGGACGAGCTGATATCCCTCCAGGCTGAAAGATACATGACCCTCCTGAAGAGACACCGCAAGGGGCTCGAGCTGCTGCTGACAAAGGCGCAAGGCTCCTCCCTGGAGCGTTTCAAGGACGATTTTACGGATGAATGCACCAAGAAAGTCATCGAATACATGGAGCTCACGTCAAAGAGATACCCTTCTTTCAAGACTGAATTCCACCCTTTCACATACCACGTGCAGACAGTATGGATGTTCGTGACGCTGGAAGAGATAATAAAACACAGGCTAAGCTACAAGGATACGAAAAAAGTAATTCAAGAATACATCAAGTTTGAATATGACGGATGGAGAGACCTCTTTACAAGTTGA
- a CDS encoding Histidine kinase-, DNA gyrase B-, and HSP90-like ATPase, producing the protein MTEKVGNTIKRNLWLILLLAAAVLIAVSGIANRGTDITESVAHRVQRIVNARMDILDRYIGEAVTQDHHQWLDLEGLPEDMVLYRYTRDTLQSWYNQFTVDNDDISNRMVFQRFLNLRNNLVSPLAQVDTSVNYMNIGPKWYLTKAAIAPDGCKVIAGLEIKNTMLTSPVNGINKKLRVSDRFSIYPISYSGGATISVDGRPLMKIIQENAKVSPLMPDPIALWIALLLIISGALLYLHYHKSLRSMWAVAGSLTILLMVFYVIGRGLQSTNMFSPTIYADGQAFYSLGALLTFNIWITLMVFCAYISRKPLIAWTARKEGTGRLTVFTVIVALAFVGICTYTHLTFSSLIKNSNITLELYKIYGISQYTVYVYISYLAMLLTLPMLIQMACPMVQKMTGRKFNIFSRKGRAAFSVLAAVYLVATSSVTGFNREKNRVDIWANRMAIDRDLGFEIQLRGVENPIANDPLIYRLMTGQRDYQDIILNRITENYMNRIAQNYDITIYTFREGEADPEAIRQFREVMENGIQISDDSHFMYMRKANGRPQYTGYFSFFSPQTGVSQMMIGVESKADKEDRGYASILGNPNPGSIAIPQLYSYAKYIDGKLVSFRGDYAYPTTLSGQLKEAVESSEKYSNIDKYVHFISHISDEDMVIISRPGEDFSQFLVAGFILLLLAYFISCLVSASQQKRSAFDKNYYRSRINSILYISLIVTLVVMAIISVVFVYNRNEANIRALMINKIGTIQSLMEAECGSYSNLSDFDNQSSSAVIRSIGDYTKSDITLYTTGGKAFLSTSPEVFERMILGSRTNQEAYKNIMQRNKRYFIHKERSGDKSFYAMYAPIFNRNGRMLAILCSPYTNSGIDFRTEATFHSLFIITVFFLLLIITRFATSSMIDRMLHPLLTMGEKMNSARTQGLEYIIYEREDELSTLVRAYNLMVHDLSESSKIAAQAERDKAWSEMARQVAHEIKNPLTPIKLQIQRIIRLKSKNDPTWEEKFDQMTPLILDSIDNLTDTANEFSTFAKLYSEEPVDIDIDKMIKDEVALFGDRDNLSIEYIGLKDTKINGPKPQLKRVIVNLLTNAVQAIDNQQKEDAESGKASKKGQVQVSLRNSSRDGFIDIVFEDNGPGVNDENRGRLFTPNFTTKSSGTGLGLAMCKNILERCGAEISYSKSFTLGGACFTVRFPKISTTEGA; encoded by the coding sequence ATGACGGAAAAAGTCGGCAACACAATAAAGAGAAACCTCTGGTTGATACTGCTGCTTGCAGCGGCAGTCCTGATTGCCGTGTCCGGCATCGCCAACAGAGGTACCGACATTACCGAATCCGTAGCCCACAGGGTGCAGAGGATAGTCAATGCAAGGATGGATATCCTCGACCGGTATATCGGAGAGGCCGTCACCCAGGACCACCATCAGTGGCTCGACCTGGAAGGACTGCCCGAAGACATGGTCCTGTACCGTTACACCCGCGATACCCTGCAATCATGGTACAACCAGTTCACGGTCGATAACGACGACATCAGCAACCGTATGGTCTTCCAGCGGTTCCTCAACTTGAGAAACAATCTGGTCTCCCCTCTTGCCCAGGTCGACACGTCGGTCAATTACATGAACATCGGTCCGAAATGGTACCTGACCAAGGCAGCCATAGCTCCGGACGGATGCAAGGTGATCGCCGGTCTCGAGATAAAGAACACGATGCTGACAAGTCCTGTCAACGGAATCAACAAGAAGCTCCGCGTCTCCGACAGGTTCTCGATCTATCCGATAAGCTATTCAGGAGGAGCTACCATCTCAGTCGATGGAAGGCCCCTCATGAAGATAATCCAGGAAAATGCGAAGGTCAGCCCTCTGATGCCAGATCCGATCGCGCTCTGGATAGCCCTGCTACTTATCATTTCAGGCGCCCTTCTGTATCTGCATTACCATAAGTCGCTGCGTTCAATGTGGGCTGTGGCAGGATCTCTTACAATCCTGCTGATGGTATTCTACGTCATAGGTCGCGGACTCCAGAGCACTAACATGTTCTCTCCTACGATCTATGCAGACGGACAGGCTTTCTACTCGCTTGGAGCGCTGCTCACATTCAACATCTGGATTACCCTGATGGTTTTCTGCGCATATATTTCCAGAAAGCCGCTTATCGCCTGGACCGCCCGGAAAGAAGGTACCGGAAGGCTCACCGTATTTACGGTCATTGTCGCTCTGGCCTTCGTCGGGATCTGCACATATACGCATCTGACCTTCAGCAGTCTTATCAAGAACTCCAACATCACTCTCGAGCTTTACAAGATCTACGGCATAAGCCAGTATACGGTCTACGTATATATCTCATACCTCGCCATGCTGCTGACTCTTCCGATGCTTATCCAGATGGCATGTCCGATGGTACAGAAGATGACCGGCCGGAAATTCAACATATTCAGCCGCAAAGGAAGGGCGGCCTTCTCCGTCCTGGCGGCAGTCTATCTTGTGGCGACGTCCTCCGTGACCGGATTCAACAGGGAAAAGAACAGAGTCGACATCTGGGCCAACAGAATGGCCATAGACAGGGACCTCGGTTTCGAGATACAGCTCCGCGGAGTGGAGAATCCTATAGCGAACGATCCGCTTATATACCGGCTCATGACCGGGCAGAGGGACTATCAGGATATCATCCTCAACAGGATCACCGAGAACTACATGAACCGTATCGCCCAGAACTACGATATCACGATATATACTTTCAGGGAGGGCGAGGCCGATCCGGAAGCGATACGCCAGTTCCGGGAAGTGATGGAGAACGGAATCCAGATTTCCGATGATTCCCATTTCATGTACATGCGAAAGGCGAACGGCCGTCCGCAGTATACGGGATATTTCTCATTCTTCTCGCCACAGACCGGAGTAAGCCAGATGATGATCGGAGTGGAATCCAAGGCGGACAAGGAAGACCGCGGCTATGCGTCTATTCTCGGCAATCCGAACCCGGGTTCGATAGCTATCCCGCAACTCTATTCCTACGCGAAATATATTGACGGCAAGCTCGTCAGCTTCCGTGGAGACTACGCCTATCCTACAACCCTTTCCGGCCAGCTGAAAGAGGCCGTGGAAAGCAGCGAGAAATATAGCAATATCGACAAGTACGTGCACTTCATAAGCCATATCTCAGACGAGGATATGGTCATCATCTCCCGTCCGGGCGAAGATTTCTCGCAATTTCTGGTCGCCGGATTCATACTCCTTCTGCTGGCTTATTTCATCTCCTGTCTGGTTTCGGCATCCCAGCAGAAAAGGAGCGCCTTCGACAAGAACTACTACCGGTCAAGGATAAACTCGATTCTCTATATTTCGTTGATAGTGACCCTCGTCGTGATGGCCATAATCAGCGTGGTCTTCGTATATAACCGTAACGAGGCCAATATCCGCGCCCTGATGATCAACAAGATCGGAACTATCCAGTCGCTCATGGAGGCCGAATGCGGCAGCTACAGCAATCTTTCCGACTTCGACAACCAGAGCTCGTCCGCGGTAATCCGCAGCATCGGAGACTATACCAAATCCGACATCACCCTCTATACTACCGGAGGCAAAGCTTTCCTGTCCACCAGCCCCGAGGTCTTCGAAAGGATGATTCTGGGCTCCAGGACAAATCAGGAGGCCTACAAGAACATAATGCAGCGCAACAAGCGCTATTTCATCCATAAGGAGAGATCAGGAGACAAATCTTTCTATGCCATGTACGCCCCGATCTTCAACCGAAACGGCCGTATGCTTGCGATCCTGTGCTCTCCATACACCAATTCCGGAATCGACTTCCGTACCGAAGCGACATTCCACTCCCTGTTCATCATTACCGTATTCTTCCTGCTTCTTATCATCACCCGCTTCGCCACTTCCAGCATGATCGACAGGATGCTGCACCCGCTTCTTACCATGGGCGAGAAGATGAACTCCGCAAGGACCCAGGGGCTCGAGTACATCATCTACGAAAGGGAGGACGAGCTCTCCACCCTTGTCCGGGCTTATAACCTTATGGTCCATGACCTCTCCGAGAGCAGCAAGATCGCGGCCCAGGCCGAAAGAGACAAGGCATGGAGCGAGATGGCCCGTCAGGTGGCCCATGAGATCAAGAATCCGCTTACTCCGATCAAGCTCCAGATCCAGAGAATCATCCGTCTCAAGAGCAAGAATGATCCGACCTGGGAGGAGAAGTTTGACCAGATGACTCCTCTCATACTTGACAGCATCGACAATCTTACCGACACCGCCAACGAATTCTCCACCTTCGCCAAACTGTATAGCGAGGAGCCGGTGGACATCGACATCGACAAGATGATAAAGGACGAGGTAGCCCTGTTCGGAGACAGGGACAATCTCTCCATCGAGTATATAGGGCTGAAAGACACTAAGATCAACGGCCCTAAGCCTCAGCTCAAGCGAGTGATTGTCAATCTGCTGACCAATGCCGTCCAGGCCATCGACAACCAGCAGAAAGAGGATGCCGAGAGCGGCAAGGCCTCCAAGAAGGGTCAGGTACAGGTTTCCCTCCGCAACAGCTCGAGGGATGGCTTCATAGACATAGTCTTCGAGGACAATGGTCCGGGCGTCAATGACGAGAACCGCGGACGGTTGTTCACCCCTAACTTCACCACCAAGAGCAGCGGCACGGGACTTGGCCTTGCCATGTGCAAGAACATCCTCGAAAGATGCGGAGCCGAGATCTCCTACAGCAAGTCCTTCACCCTCGGCGGAGCCTGCTTCACAGTCCGCTTTCCAAAAATCAGCACTACCGAGGGAGCATAA
- a CDS encoding Uncharacterized conserved protein, contains ParB-like and HNH nuclease domains: MKKIYNYSNLFEEKISYDKDTEVLISRCVIPRIQRAYAQGRREESYVRNNLLDEIFNALHEGKEIDLNFVYGAVHKQDDNGKFSFEIIDGQQRLTTLYLLYWYIGNRELDRSSDEYKQLASNLSKFVYETRTTATDFCQYLASCKVFGIPNEDGNVEAPSSVIKDAKLYFRSFDKDSTIEGMLRMLDAIHERYQKLIIDNEELSLYQNLNKITFYVLSLGEFGLTEELYIKMNARGRALSPFDNFKAELIGYLRGTECGRKMVTLGNSMKGTEVPFYMDFSSRMDTLWINIFWSKDNVQYDEDYFRFFYRYIANKYSVDAQGVKVEYIRNDETLKFFADESEKTDRYLGFTQYLIQFNEHPDYFVGIKKVLDTFEQYYASTIYPAIVPAWEEADRNPGFFAPRFTQVMRIIFYGVTEFIEAYEEFLPDVFRKWMRVLWNIVENTNIDNLSKVASLNRSIKNLIHHVADSAKEGVPFYTALSRYKTDENEDDADTQERSRIIQEEITKAGRIAEDEKWEDVFRMAEKHPYFKGMVIFFYTKDMSIAEFEHRYELVKDIFDKDGVAGPFRKEGHLLLRAIISQMKDWKEMFKLNMTDKAETQKYLKHWISANHNIHDFFALCLDFNSHDEILEFLRGLVEEKSQLTYYDSEPENIGLYRRIHEALYKNKCLQVWLQDNDAFRLVEFKGNIFMARKNSWYSKIMMDTERNRFIPLVANNYAYCYDSEPQYELWKQIGYFNSNDVILKKTVDTTEIHLFFTNYSELQIWVKGDEFRMKTFVDDFHVENPEYDGDGWLMLAKDTYNRINCYDYLEKTYLKRIENVLNL; this comes from the coding sequence ATGAAAAAGATCTACAACTATTCTAATCTTTTCGAAGAGAAGATATCCTATGATAAGGACACGGAAGTTCTTATCAGTAGATGCGTTATTCCTAGAATCCAGCGTGCTTATGCCCAAGGACGTCGTGAAGAAAGCTATGTCCGTAACAATCTGCTAGACGAGATTTTCAACGCTCTACATGAAGGGAAGGAAATTGATCTCAACTTTGTATATGGCGCCGTTCACAAGCAGGATGATAATGGAAAATTCTCATTTGAAATCATTGATGGACAGCAGCGATTGACAACCCTCTATTTGCTGTACTGGTATATCGGGAACAGGGAATTGGATAGGTCTTCAGATGAATACAAACAATTGGCCAGCAACCTGTCCAAGTTTGTTTATGAAACTCGGACTACTGCGACGGATTTCTGCCAGTATTTAGCGTCTTGCAAGGTATTTGGGATTCCTAACGAAGACGGTAATGTTGAAGCTCCATCATCTGTCATTAAAGATGCAAAATTGTATTTCCGTTCATTCGATAAAGACTCTACGATTGAAGGAATGTTGAGAATGCTGGATGCCATTCACGAGAGGTATCAGAAGCTTATTATCGATAATGAGGAGTTATCCCTTTATCAGAACCTCAATAAGATCACATTCTATGTGCTATCGCTTGGTGAGTTCGGCCTTACTGAAGAGCTGTATATAAAGATGAATGCTCGTGGCCGTGCCTTGAGTCCCTTCGACAATTTCAAAGCAGAGCTGATTGGTTACTTGCGTGGCACTGAATGCGGCCGAAAGATGGTGACGCTCGGGAATTCTATGAAAGGAACGGAAGTCCCGTTCTATATGGACTTCTCTTCTCGGATGGACACCTTATGGATAAACATCTTCTGGAGTAAAGACAATGTCCAGTATGATGAGGATTATTTCCGCTTCTTCTATCGTTACATCGCAAATAAGTATTCTGTCGACGCTCAGGGAGTTAAAGTCGAATACATCCGTAATGACGAAACGTTAAAGTTCTTTGCCGATGAATCAGAGAAGACTGATCGATATCTTGGTTTTACACAATATTTGATTCAGTTCAATGAGCACCCGGATTATTTCGTAGGCATAAAGAAAGTTCTTGATACGTTCGAGCAGTATTATGCTTCTACGATTTATCCTGCAATAGTTCCTGCATGGGAAGAAGCCGACCGGAACCCTGGCTTCTTTGCCCCTCGTTTTACGCAAGTTATGCGTATTATCTTTTATGGCGTAACTGAGTTCATTGAGGCGTACGAGGAATTCCTCCCAGATGTTTTCCGCAAGTGGATGCGTGTTCTCTGGAATATTGTGGAGAATACCAATATTGACAACTTGTCTAAGGTTGCATCGCTCAATCGCAGCATTAAGAATTTGATTCATCATGTTGCTGATTCGGCTAAAGAAGGAGTTCCCTTCTACACTGCTTTGTCTCGCTACAAAACAGATGAGAATGAAGATGATGCCGATACTCAGGAACGTAGTCGAATCATTCAAGAAGAGATTACTAAGGCTGGACGTATCGCTGAAGATGAAAAGTGGGAGGATGTCTTTAGGATGGCTGAGAAACATCCCTATTTCAAAGGAATGGTTATTTTCTTCTATACAAAGGATATGTCTATCGCAGAATTCGAGCATCGATACGAGTTGGTTAAGGATATCTTCGATAAAGATGGTGTTGCTGGTCCTTTCCGGAAAGAAGGTCACTTATTATTGAGAGCGATCATCAGTCAAATGAAGGATTGGAAAGAGATGTTCAAGCTTAATATGACGGATAAAGCTGAAACACAGAAATACCTCAAGCATTGGATATCAGCCAATCATAATATTCATGATTTCTTTGCGTTATGCCTAGACTTTAATTCCCATGATGAGATTCTTGAATTCCTTCGGGGCTTGGTAGAAGAGAAGTCCCAACTAACCTACTACGATAGTGAACCTGAGAATATTGGATTGTATCGCAGGATTCATGAAGCGCTGTATAAGAATAAGTGTTTACAGGTTTGGCTCCAAGATAATGATGCCTTTAGGCTTGTTGAGTTCAAAGGCAATATCTTTATGGCTCGCAAGAACAGCTGGTATAGCAAGATAATGATGGATACTGAACGGAATCGTTTCATCCCTTTAGTTGCCAACAATTATGCTTACTGCTATGATTCTGAACCTCAATATGAGCTATGGAAACAAATCGGCTACTTCAATAGTAACGATGTAATTCTAAAGAAAACAGTCGACACTACAGAGATTCATCTCTTCTTTACGAATTACAGTGAATTGCAAATTTGGGTAAAGGGTGATGAGTTCAGGATGAAGACCTTCGTGGATGACTTCCACGTAGAAAATCCCGAGTATGATGGGGATGGGTGGCTCATGCTAGCAAAAGACACATACAACCGCATTAACTGCTACGATTATCTCGAGAAAACATACCTCAAAAGAATTGAGAACGTGCTGAATCTGTAA
- a CDS encoding Uncharacterized conserved protein, contains ParB-like and HNH nuclease domains — translation MNNSIQLISIAELLDGRTFFIPSYQRGYRWTTKEVTDLLSDLYSFTIGSKKKEGEFYCLQPIIVQRIEDDLLKAQILKGIESSSQDVWEVIDGQQRLTSVYILYKYLLEQKGWTNEKLKKARDGKELFHLRYETRPGSSSFLEALSAERLDDSNVDFSHISDAYRIIESWLENEAKVISDRYHRSRAEDDICDALFKLLNCGRELKEDSGSAQFIWYELASDGGEKSKQKAISEFLKINTGKIELTDAELIKALFLQRRNFLKEERESKQLEIAMQWESIENTLHKDDFWYFISSKKSRPNRIDEIFELIFKTEDLKEYHEDLVDKSLTHRNAFLSEKNSIFRYYYRKFDGLQGEILQDCIKKEWAKVMSVFRTLEDWYEDPKTYNYVGFLSQCNIDIAKLYIKYASLPESATKHEILEFFESQIKRQLEAVKIREGKIVSQYGPDTQAIYKLLLFLNINQMNSELANLQKVRDISFNGSIYKFPFDIFVSQNWNVEHIDSFTTNSLMSAQEQKEWVDNALIAIQEIKDQAGTKIRIDAHYAKGEYKAIIPLIQEIVEEDADEDQKNSIGNLTLLDEKTNKSYGNALFCQKNKIIRDRIQRGTFVPATTRMVFNKDFDSSATRNFFKWGAEEKAAYQQYIFDELKPFLTFDEKDLQLF, via the coding sequence ATGAACAATAGTATTCAACTAATATCCATAGCTGAGTTGCTTGACGGCAGAACGTTTTTCATCCCATCCTATCAGCGAGGGTACAGGTGGACGACAAAGGAAGTAACGGATCTACTGAGTGACCTTTATAGTTTTACCATTGGCTCCAAGAAAAAAGAGGGTGAGTTCTATTGCCTCCAGCCCATTATCGTGCAACGAATTGAGGATGATTTGCTAAAAGCTCAAATCCTGAAAGGAATTGAGAGCTCTAGTCAGGATGTTTGGGAAGTGATAGATGGGCAGCAGCGTCTGACTTCGGTTTATATCCTATACAAGTATTTACTAGAGCAAAAAGGTTGGACTAACGAAAAGCTCAAAAAAGCTCGTGATGGCAAGGAACTGTTTCATCTACGGTATGAAACGCGCCCAGGATCATCCTCCTTTCTTGAGGCCCTGAGTGCCGAACGGCTTGACGATTCCAATGTTGATTTCTCCCATATCTCCGATGCATATCGCATAATCGAGAGTTGGCTCGAAAACGAGGCAAAAGTTATTAGTGACCGCTATCATCGTTCAAGGGCAGAAGACGATATTTGTGATGCCCTCTTTAAACTCCTTAACTGCGGCCGAGAATTGAAGGAGGACAGTGGATCAGCTCAGTTTATATGGTACGAGTTGGCCTCCGATGGCGGAGAAAAATCAAAACAAAAGGCCATTTCCGAGTTCCTGAAGATCAACACTGGTAAGATCGAGCTCACAGATGCTGAACTTATCAAGGCTCTATTCCTTCAGCGTCGGAATTTCCTCAAAGAAGAGCGCGAAAGCAAGCAGCTTGAAATAGCAATGCAATGGGAAAGCATCGAGAACACTCTGCATAAAGATGATTTCTGGTATTTCATTTCGAGCAAGAAATCCCGCCCCAATAGAATTGATGAAATCTTCGAGCTTATTTTCAAAACGGAAGACCTGAAGGAATATCACGAAGATTTGGTCGATAAAAGTCTTACCCATAGGAATGCTTTTCTGTCAGAAAAGAATAGCATCTTCCGATATTATTACCGCAAATTTGACGGTTTACAGGGTGAGATCCTTCAGGATTGTATTAAGAAGGAATGGGCGAAAGTAATGTCTGTTTTTAGGACTTTGGAAGATTGGTATGAAGACCCTAAGACATACAATTATGTCGGCTTTCTTAGTCAGTGTAATATAGACATCGCAAAGCTCTACATCAAGTACGCCAGCCTTCCTGAGTCTGCAACCAAACATGAAATTCTGGAATTCTTCGAATCTCAAATCAAGCGTCAGCTTGAAGCTGTCAAGATTAGGGAGGGCAAGATTGTCTCCCAATATGGTCCTGACACACAAGCCATATACAAACTCCTATTGTTCCTGAACATCAATCAGATGAATTCTGAGCTGGCTAATCTCCAAAAGGTTCGGGATATCAGTTTTAACGGAAGTATATATAAGTTCCCCTTTGATATTTTCGTAAGTCAAAACTGGAACGTTGAGCACATCGACTCATTCACAACAAACTCCCTTATGAGCGCACAAGAACAAAAAGAATGGGTTGATAACGCATTAATTGCCATCCAAGAGATTAAGGATCAGGCTGGAACGAAGATTCGCATAGATGCTCATTATGCTAAAGGTGAATACAAAGCTATCATCCCACTCATTCAGGAGATTGTAGAAGAGGATGCAGATGAGGACCAGAAGAACAGTATAGGCAACCTAACCCTGCTCGATGAGAAAACGAACAAGAGTTATGGAAATGCCCTGTTCTGCCAAAAAAACAAAATCATTCGTGACCGTATCCAAAGAGGAACTTTTGTCCCTGCTACGACCAGGATGGTTTTCAATAAAGACTTCGATTCTTCCGCCACTCGCAATTTCTTCAAATGGGGTGCAGAGGAAAAAGCCGCATACCAACAGTATATTTTTGATGAATTAAAACCGTTCCTTACATTCGATGAAAAAGATCTACAACTATTCTAA